One genomic segment of Hordeum vulgare subsp. vulgare chromosome 2H, MorexV3_pseudomolecules_assembly, whole genome shotgun sequence includes these proteins:
- the LOC123430991 gene encoding rust resistance kinase Lr10-like isoform X1 — MMHTAASKGNNTFIPGHIIDPCFLLSPKLASRSPWRLAAASSPCQSVLLGLHLAVGVLVAGIVTVVATIAIYLCAKVAVQMYLHKEDKLGGHRDGWLGNGAASGSTPRAVQNEADDVEMGSMSFFIEGVQNERPVRFSSQQLRGFTQGFAHKVGSGGFGVVYMGRFPNGTPVAVKVLNSTLGRRAEEQFMAEVGTIGRTYHINLVRLYGFCFDAAVKALVYEYMVNGSLDRHLFGSAPEKRTIGFQKLHEIAVGTAKAVRYLHEECQHRIIHYDIKPENVLLGADMAPKVSDFGLAKLCDREDTHLTITGARGTPGYAAPELWMPLPVTHKCDVYSYGMLLFEMLGRRRNLELGLHSRESQEWYPRWVWHRFEAGEMDAVLARAMAAGDLDDTEKAARMCKVALWCVQYRPEDRPSMGNVVRMLEGEEQIATPGNPFAHLAAYSAGATLTDGTTTESNVSSAFTRG, encoded by the exons ATGATGCATACAGCTgcaagcaaaggaaacaacaCATTCATACCCGGACACATAATCGATCCTTGCTTCCTGCTGTCCCCCAAACTTGCTTCTCGATCGCCATGGCGCTTAGCAGCGGCATCCTCGCCTTGTCAATCA GTGCTTTTGGGTTTACATCTTGCAGTTGGAGTGCTGGTGGCCGGTATAGTGACAGTGGTGGCCACGATCGCGATCTACCTGTGCGCCAAGGTCGCCGTGCAGATGTATCTGCACAAGGAAGACAAGCTGGGCGGTCACCGGGACGGGTGGCTCGGCAACGGAGCAGCCTCCGGCAGCACGCCGAGAGCCGTCCAGAACGAGGCCGACGACGTCGAGATGGGGAGCATGAGCTTCTTCATCGAGGGCGTCCAGAACGAGCGGCCCGTCCGCTTCAGCTCGCAGCAGCTGCGGGGCTTCACCCAGGGCTTCGCGCACAAGGTCGGCTCCGGCGGCTTCGGCGTCGTGTACATGGGCAGGTTCCCCAACGGCACGCCGGTGGCCGTGAAGGTCCTCAACAGCACGCTCGGGAGGCGCGCGGAGGAGCAGTTCATGGCGGAGGTGGGCACCATCGGGAGGACCTACCACATCAACCTCGTCCGCCTCTACGGCTTCTGCTTCGACGCCGCGGTGAAGGCGCTCGTGTACGAGTACATGGTGAACGGCTCGCTGGACCGGCACCTGTTCGGCTCGGCGCCGGAGAAGCGCACCATCGGGTTCCAGAAGCTCCACGAGATCGCCGTCGGGACGGCCAAGGCCGTGCGCTACCTGCACGAGGAGTGCCAGCACCGCATCATCCACTACGACATCAAGCCGGAGAACGTGCTGCTCGGGGCCGACATGGCGCCCAAGGTGTCCGACTTCGGGCTCGCCAAGCTGTGCGACAGGGAGGACACCCACCTCACCATCACTGGCGCGCGGGGCACGCCCGGGTACGCGGCGCCGGAGCTGTGGATGCCGCTGCCGGTCACGCACAAATGCGACGTGTACAGCTACGGGATGCTGCTGTTCGAGATGCTCGGGCGGCGGAGGAACCTGGAGCTCGGGCTGCACAGCCGCGAGAGCCAGGAGTGGTACCCGCGGTGGGTGTGGCACCGGTTCGAGGCCGGCGAGATGGACGCCGTGCTGGCGCGCGCAATGGCCGCGGGGGACCTGGACGACACAGAGAAGGCGGCAAGGATGTGCAAGGTGGCCCTGTGGTGCGTGCAGTACCGGCCGGAGGACAGACCGTCCATGGGCAACGTCGTGCGGATGCTGGAGGGGGAGGAGCAGATCGCCACGCCGGGCAACCCGTTCGCGCACCTCGCGGCGTACAGCGCCGGCGCGACACTGACCGATGGCACCACCACGGAATCGAACGTTTCTTCAGCTTTCACCCGCGGGTAG
- the LOC123430991 gene encoding rust resistance kinase Lr10-like isoform X2: MALSSGILALSIIGVLVAGIVTVVATIAIYLCAKVAVQMYLHKEDKLGGHRDGWLGNGAASGSTPRAVQNEADDVEMGSMSFFIEGVQNERPVRFSSQQLRGFTQGFAHKVGSGGFGVVYMGRFPNGTPVAVKVLNSTLGRRAEEQFMAEVGTIGRTYHINLVRLYGFCFDAAVKALVYEYMVNGSLDRHLFGSAPEKRTIGFQKLHEIAVGTAKAVRYLHEECQHRIIHYDIKPENVLLGADMAPKVSDFGLAKLCDREDTHLTITGARGTPGYAAPELWMPLPVTHKCDVYSYGMLLFEMLGRRRNLELGLHSRESQEWYPRWVWHRFEAGEMDAVLARAMAAGDLDDTEKAARMCKVALWCVQYRPEDRPSMGNVVRMLEGEEQIATPGNPFAHLAAYSAGATLTDGTTTESNVSSAFTRG; the protein is encoded by the exons ATGGCGCTTAGCAGCGGCATCCTCGCCTTGTCAATCA TTGGAGTGCTGGTGGCCGGTATAGTGACAGTGGTGGCCACGATCGCGATCTACCTGTGCGCCAAGGTCGCCGTGCAGATGTATCTGCACAAGGAAGACAAGCTGGGCGGTCACCGGGACGGGTGGCTCGGCAACGGAGCAGCCTCCGGCAGCACGCCGAGAGCCGTCCAGAACGAGGCCGACGACGTCGAGATGGGGAGCATGAGCTTCTTCATCGAGGGCGTCCAGAACGAGCGGCCCGTCCGCTTCAGCTCGCAGCAGCTGCGGGGCTTCACCCAGGGCTTCGCGCACAAGGTCGGCTCCGGCGGCTTCGGCGTCGTGTACATGGGCAGGTTCCCCAACGGCACGCCGGTGGCCGTGAAGGTCCTCAACAGCACGCTCGGGAGGCGCGCGGAGGAGCAGTTCATGGCGGAGGTGGGCACCATCGGGAGGACCTACCACATCAACCTCGTCCGCCTCTACGGCTTCTGCTTCGACGCCGCGGTGAAGGCGCTCGTGTACGAGTACATGGTGAACGGCTCGCTGGACCGGCACCTGTTCGGCTCGGCGCCGGAGAAGCGCACCATCGGGTTCCAGAAGCTCCACGAGATCGCCGTCGGGACGGCCAAGGCCGTGCGCTACCTGCACGAGGAGTGCCAGCACCGCATCATCCACTACGACATCAAGCCGGAGAACGTGCTGCTCGGGGCCGACATGGCGCCCAAGGTGTCCGACTTCGGGCTCGCCAAGCTGTGCGACAGGGAGGACACCCACCTCACCATCACTGGCGCGCGGGGCACGCCCGGGTACGCGGCGCCGGAGCTGTGGATGCCGCTGCCGGTCACGCACAAATGCGACGTGTACAGCTACGGGATGCTGCTGTTCGAGATGCTCGGGCGGCGGAGGAACCTGGAGCTCGGGCTGCACAGCCGCGAGAGCCAGGAGTGGTACCCGCGGTGGGTGTGGCACCGGTTCGAGGCCGGCGAGATGGACGCCGTGCTGGCGCGCGCAATGGCCGCGGGGGACCTGGACGACACAGAGAAGGCGGCAAGGATGTGCAAGGTGGCCCTGTGGTGCGTGCAGTACCGGCCGGAGGACAGACCGTCCATGGGCAACGTCGTGCGGATGCTGGAGGGGGAGGAGCAGATCGCCACGCCGGGCAACCCGTTCGCGCACCTCGCGGCGTACAGCGCCGGCGCGACACTGACCGATGGCACCACCACGGAATCGAACGTTTCTTCAGCTTTCACCCGCGGGTAG
- the LOC123428842 gene encoding G-type lectin S-receptor-like serine/threonine-protein kinase At1g34300, whose translation MALSSGATLALAIIAVITAGIITVVAIVAIYQCARAKYSMERYLQMQQEGRGDRRHASIAYRDGGHTPRVVQNEADDVEMGSMSFFIEGVQNERPVRFSSQQLRGFTQGFAHKVGSGGFGVVYMGRFPNGTPVAVKVLNSTLGRRAEEQFMAEVGTIGRTYHINLVRLYGFCFDAAVKALVYEYMVNGSLDRHLFGSAPEKRTLGFEKLHEIAVGTAKAVRYLHEECQHRIIHYDIKPENVLLGADMAPKVSDFGLAKLCDREDTHLTITGARGTPGYAAPELWMPLPVTQKCDVYSYGMLLFEMLGRRRNLELGLHSRESQEWYPRWVWHRFEAGEMDAVLARAMAAGDLDDTEKAARMCKVALWCVQYRPEDRPSMGNVVRMLEGEEQIATPGNPFAHLAAYSAGATMTDGTTTESYGSSAFTRG comes from the exons ATGGCGCTTAGCAGTGGTGCCACTCTAGCCTTAGCAATCA TTGCAGTGATCACGGCTGGCATAATAACAGTGGTCGCTATAGTTGCGATATACCAATGCGCCAGAGCCAAGTACAGCATGGAAAGGTATTTGCAGATGCAGCAGGAAGGCAGAGGTGATCGCCGGCACGCGTCCATCGCCTACCGTGACGGAGGGCACACGCCGAGGGTCGTCCAGAACGAGGCCGACGACGTCGAGATGGGGAGCATGAGCTTCTTCATCGAGGGCGTCCAGAACGAGCGGCCTGTCCGCTTCAGCTCGCAGCAGCTGCGGGGCTTCACCCAGGGCTTCGCGCACAAGGTCGGCTCCGGCGGCTTCGGCGTCGTGTACATGGGCAGGTTCCCCAACGGCACGCCGGTGGCCGTGAAGGTCCTCAACAGCACGCTCGGGAGGCGCGCGGAGGAGCAGTTCATGGCGGAGGTGGGCACCATCGGGAGGACCTACCACATCAACCTCGTCCGCCTCTACGGCTTCTGCTTCGACGCCGCGGTGAAGGCGCTCGTGTATGAGTACATGGTGAACGGCTCGCTGGACCGGCACCTGTTCGGCTCGGCGCCGGAGAAGCGCACCCTCGGGTTCGAGAAGCTCCACGAGATCGCCGTCGGGACGGCCAAGGCCGTGCGCTACCTGCACGAGGAGTGCCAGCACCGGATCATCCACTACGACATCAAGCCGGAGAATGTGCTGCTCGGGGCCGACATGGCCCCCAAGGTGTCCGACTTTGGGCTCGCCAAGCTGTGCGACAGGGAGGACACCCACCTGACCATCACGGGCGCGCGGGGCACGCCCGGGTACGCGGCGCCGGAGCTATGGATGCCGTTGCCGGTCACGCAAAAGTGCGACGTGTACAGCTACGGGATGCTGCTGTTCGAGATGCTCGGGCGGCGGAGGAACCTGGAGCTCGGGCTGCACAGCCGCGAGAGCCAGGAGTGGTACCCGCGGTGGGTGTGGCACCGGTTCGAGGCCGGCGAGATGGACGCCGTGCTGGCGCGCGCAATGGCCGCGGGGGACCTGGACGACACAGAGAAGGCGGCAAGGATGTGCAAGGTGGCCCTGTGGTGCGTGCAGTACCGGCCGGAGGACAGACCGTCCATGGGCAATGTCGTGCGGATGCTGGAGGGGGAGGAGCAGATCGCCACGCCGGGCAACCCGTTCGCGCACCTCGCGGCGTATAGCGCCGGCGCGACGATGACCGATGGCACCACCACGGAGTCCTACGGTTCTTCAGCTTTCACCCGCGGGTAG
- the LOC123428080 gene encoding G-type lectin S-receptor-like serine/threonine-protein kinase SD2-5: MSGMSAAVTATVSAVCATVAVVITMAVIRRCRHVRKKMHKKVVTKIMEEISKRNRDRRAAPDDVVIEIGPVEKFLHDILNEKPMRFSSQQLASFTGNYSTELGSGGFGVVYKGELPNRLSVAVKLLKMSMNKKVQEGFMAEIGTIGRTYHVHLVRLYGFCFDPDTKALVYEYLENGSLEKYLYHDGDDGEDRRERLEWRTLHNIAVGTAKGIRYLHEECQHKIVHYDIKPANILLTADFTPKVADFGLARLGERENTHMSSLTGGGRGTPGYAAPELWMALPTTEKCDVYSFGMVLFEILGRRRNYDARLEDESREWFPKWVWDKYEQGNMECIVSAAAGVGEADRERAETMCKVALWCVQFQPSARPTMSSVVRMLEGEMAIVPPVNPFHYVSGGGSSSGWALSSGTGTGTFTSSSRDTGRDSEVSTASAPTPKPSAAMVKGVRFSDPVTA, from the exons ATGTCAGGCATGTCAGCGGCTGTCACTGCAACTG TATCGGCGGTCTGTGCGACCGTGGCGGTGGTCATAACCATGGCCGTGATCAGGCGATGCCGCCACGTGAGGAAGAAAATGCACAAGAAGGTCGTGACCAAGATCATGGAGGAGATCAGCAAAAGGAACCGTGACCGCCGAGCAGCCCCGGACGACGTGGTGATCGAGATCGGCCCCGTGGAGAAGTTCCTCCACGACATCCTCAACGAGAAGCCGATGCGGTTCAGCTCCCAGCAGCTGGCGTCCTTCACCGGGAACTACTCCACCGAGCTCGGCTCCGGCGGCTTCGGGGTGGTGTACAAGGGGGAGCTCCCCAACCGGCTGTCTGTGGCGGTGAAGCTGCTCAAGATGTCCATGAACAAGAAGGTGCAGGAAGGGTTCATGGCCGAGATCGGCACCATCGGCCGGACCTACCACGTGCACCTCGTCAGGCTCTATGGCTTTTGCTTCGACCCCGACACTAAGGCGCTCGTCTACGAGTACCTGGAGAACGGATCGCTGGAGAAGTACCTCTAtcacgacggcgacgacggcgaggatagGCGGGAGAGGCTCGAGTGGCGGACGCTACACAACATAGCCGTCGGCACCGCCAAGGGGATCCGGTACCTGCACGAGGAGTGCCAGCACAAGATCGTGCACTATGACATCAAGCCGGCCAACATCCTCCTCACGGCCGACTTCACGCCCAAGGTGGCCGACTTCGGGTTGGCCCGGCTGGGCGAGCGCGAGAACACGCACATGTCGTCGCTGACGGGCGGCGGTCGAGGGACGCCGGGCTACGCGGCGCCGGAGCTGTGGATGGCGCTGCCGACGACGGAGAAGTGCGACGTGTACAGCTTCGGGATGGTGCTGTTCGAGATCCTGGGGCGGCGCCGGAACTATGAcgcccggctggaggacgagagcAGAGAGTGGTTCCCTAAGTGGGTCTGGGACAAGTACGAGCAAGGGAATATGGAGTGCATCGTGTCCGCGGCGGCCGGCGTCGGGGAGGCGGACCGGGAGAGGGCGGAGACCATGTGCAAGGTGGCGCTCTGGTGCGTGCAGTTCCAGCCGTCGGCGCGGCCGACAATGAGCAGCGTGGTGCGGATGCTGGAGGGGGAGATGGCCATCGTGCCGCCGGTGAACCCGTTCCATTACGTGTCGGGCGGCGGCAGCTCCAGCGGCTGGGCGCTGTCGAGCGGCACCGGCACCGGCACATTCACGAGCAGCAGCCGGGACACGGGGAGGGACAGCGAGGTCTCGACAGCAAGTGCTCCTACCCCTAAGCCGAGTGCTGCAATGGTTAAAGGTGTCAGGTTCAGTGATCCAGTGACGGCATAG